From Danio rerio strain Tuebingen ecotype United States chromosome 7, GRCz12tu, whole genome shotgun sequence, the proteins below share one genomic window:
- the si:dkey-23a13.6 gene encoding histone H2A-like: MSGRGKTGGKARAKAKTRSSRAGLQFPVGRVHRLLRKGNYAQRVGAGAPVYLAAVLEYLTAEILELAGNAARDNKKTRIIPRHLQLAVRNDEELNKLLGGVTIAQGGVLPNIQAVLLPKKTEKAAKGK; encoded by the coding sequence ATGAGCGGAAGAGGCAAAACCGGCGGTAAGGCCCGAGCAAAGGCTAAGACTCGCTCCTCTAGGGCGGGCCTGCAGTTCCCCGTTGGTCGCGTTCACAGACTGCTCCGCAAGGGTAACTACGCTCAGCGGGTTGGTGCTGGAGCTCCAGTGTATCTGGCCGCTGTGCTCGAGTATTTGACTGCTGAGATCCTGGAATTGGCTGGAAACGCTGCCCGGGACAACAAGAAGACCCGCATCATCCCCCGACATCTGCAGCTGGCGGTGCGTAATGATGAGGAGCTGAACAAGCTTCTGGGTGGAGTGACCATCGCTCAGGGCGGTGTGCTGCCCAACATCCAGGCCGTGCTGCTGCCCAAGAAGACAGAGAAGGCCGCCAAAGGCAAATAA
- the si:dkey-23a13.7 gene encoding histone H4: MSGRGKGGKGLGKGGAKRHRKVLRDNIQGITKPAIRRLARRGGVKRISGLIYEETRGVLKVFLENVIRDAVTYTEHAKRKTVTAMDVVYALKRQGRTLYGFGG, encoded by the coding sequence ATGTCTGGTAGAGGCAAAGGCGGTAAAGGACTGGGAAAAGGAGGCGCTAAGCGTCATCGTAAGGTGTTGCGTGATAACATCCAAGGGATCACTAAACCCGCCATCCGTCGTCTCGCTCGCCGTGGTGGAGTCAAGCGCATCTCTGGTCTGATCTACGAAGAGACTCGCGGCGTTCTCAAGGTGTTCTTGGAGAACGTGATTCGTGACGCTGTTACCTACACCGAGCATGCCAAGAGGAAGACCGTGACCGCTATGGATGTGGTGTATGCTCTTAAACGTCAGGGACGCACTCTGTACGGGTTCGGCGGTTAA
- the si:dkey-23a13.8 gene encoding histone H3: MARTKQTARKSTGGKAPRKQLATKAARKSAPATGGVKKPHRYRPGTVALREIRRYQKSTELLIRKLPFQRLVREIAQDFKTDLRFQSSAVMALQEASEAYLVGLFEDTNLCAIHAKRVTIMPKDIQLARRIRGERA, translated from the coding sequence ATGGCAAGAACAAAGCAGACCGCCCGTAAGTCAACCGGAGGAAAGGCTCCAAGAAAACAGCTCGCCACCAAAGCTGCCCGTAAGAGTGCACCGGCAACCGGAGGCGTCAAGAAACCTCATCGTTACAGGCCTGGTACCGTGGCTCTGAGAGAGATCCGCCGTTATCAGAAGTCTACTGAGTTGCTGATCCGCAAATTGCCCTTCCAGCGTCTGGTGAGAGAAATTGCTCAAGATTTCAAGACTGATCTCCGTTTCCAGAGCTCTGCTGTCATGGCTCTGCAAGAGGCCAGTGAGGCTTATCTGGTGGGTCTGTTTGAGGACACAAACCTGTGCGCCATCCACGCCAAGAGAGTCACCATCATGCCCAAAGACATCCAACTGGCCCGCCGCATCCGCGGAGAGCGCGCCTAA